The DNA region CGTGGTGGCCCAGACCAACTCGCACGGCAGTGCCGCGAGGCGCGGTCCGAAGCGCGGGTCGAGCCGCATCAGGTGCGAATCTGTCGTGGTGCTTGACGGCTCGCGCTGCGAGCCGTCACCGAACGGGAGGAGAGGTCCGTCGACGTCCAGGAACAGCAGCGGGAGTTCCTTGGGCTCACTCATGCCGCAACCTCCCGCTCACGCTCGACCAGGACGCCACGTTCGAAGCGGGCGCCGCTGCGGACGAGGGCGACGAGGTGGGGTGCGGTGATCGCGCGCCAGCGGGCCTGGGCGGACTCGGCGAGCTTGAACACCATCGCCAGGGCCGCGGCCGGGCTGCCGGCGCCGCGGGTGACCTTGGTCCGCAGCTTCACCGTGCTGAAGGTCGACTCGATCGGATTCGTCGTGCGCAAATGGACCCAGTGCTCGGCCGGGAAGTCGTAGAACGCCAGGAGTTCATCGACGTCGTCGGTGATCTTCTTGACGGCCTTGGGCCACTTCGCGCCGTAGGAGCGCCCGAAGTCCTTCACCGCCTTCTCGGCGTGGTCGCGGTCCTCGGCGTTGTAGATCTCCTGCAGTGCCTTCTTCGCGCCGGGCTGGGCCGATCCCGGTAGGGCGTTGAGCACGTTGCGGGTTTTGTGAACCCAGCACCTTTGATGTCTGGCCTGCGGAAACACCTCGGTCAGCGCCCGCCACAGCCCCATGGCTCCGTCGCCGACGACGAGCTCGGGATCGCGCATGCCGCGTCGGCGGCAGTCCCGCAGGAGGTCGGCCCAGGACTCGGTCGACTCGCGCAGGCCCTCAGCGAGCGCGATCAGCTCCTTACTGCCGTCGGTACGCACGCCCATGAGGACCAGGACGCAGGAGCGGGCCTGGCCGAGGCGGACCTTGGGGTGGACGCCGTCAGCCCACACGTACACGTAGTCGGCCCCGGACAGGTCCCGCTCCTGGAAGGCGGCGTGATCGTCGCTCCACTGCTTGGTCAACCGAGTCACCGTGGCCGACGAGAGCCCAGCGGCCGAGCCGAGGAACTGCTCCATCGCGGGCACGAAGTCGCCCGAGGACAGACCGTGCAGGTAGAGCAGGGGAAGGACCTCGCTGATCTTCGGGGACTTCCGGCACCAGGGGGCGAGGATCTTCGACGAGAACCGCTTGCGCTCGCCCGTCTCGCCGTCGACCCGCTTGTCGTTCACCCGCGGCGCCTTCACCACGATCGGCCCGGCGGCGGTGGCCACCGTCCGCTCGCGGTGGTGGCCGTTACGGACCACCAGACGGCGACCCGCCTCGTCCCGCTCACCCGCCAACTCGGCTATGTACTGGTTGACTTCGGCCTCCAGGGCCGCGGCGAGCATCCGGCGGGCGCCCTCACGGACGATGTCGTCCATCAGGGAGCCGCTCTGGGTGGTGCCGTCCTCGTTGACTACGCTCAGCACGGGCGTGCCTTCCCGACCCGCGCTGCAACGCGGGCCTACTCGATGACCAGAAGTCGATCACTCGGGAAGGTACGCCCTTCGCGTTCCGCGAGGCACCCTCCCGGGTCCGATCCACAGGTCTTGAGCATTGCTCGGGGTGCGAAAGAGATTGGTCCACAGGCGTCCGCGAGCGTAGGTGAGGTCATTGAGCCTGCCGATTGGATCGCTCCCGCAGGCCGCGGCGGTGGCGCGAAGCGTACGCACCGGGCACAGGGCGTGGGCGTTGCGCACGACCAGTTCATCGGTCCCGTCAGTGGTGACCAGGACTCCTCCCATCCGACAGGCTCCCCAGCCATGCCGGTCCAGCGCAACGGTCTGCTGCAGTGTGCGGGTACGAGGGCACCAGCGTAGCGCCAGATGCTCTTTCCAAGTGAGCTGCCACAGCGAGCAGCCGATACGGCAGATGCCTTCGCCGAACAACTCGTCACCAAGGGCACCGACCCATTGCAGAACAGCGTCGCCCAGCCGATAGCAGCGCAACGTGGATTGCCCGTACAGGCCGGTGCTCTCCCACACCAAATCGCCCTCGACGACCAGGCCTTGCGTAAAACCCTGTCCTGGGTGCGGGTAGCGCTCAATAACCTCGACCCCAAGGGTCGGGACCATCCACCTCGAAACGCGCGGACCCTCCACAGCACCTGGCACCATGGCGTTAGTCGTGGTCCTGGCCGTAACGCCCACGCGGTCGCGACGCAGAAACGGGATCCAACGTACCGCACCTCCATCCAGGGCCAGTGGCCGACACCTAGGATCCATCTTGGGGGGTTCCGGTGAGAATGTCTAACTAGTGCCGCGTCAGGCAACGTTCGCCCTGTCGACGACTGCGCGTAGGCGCCGGTCGTCGGCGTGGCGGTTTCGCCAGATGATGTAGCGGCGGATCATGCTGCCCTGTTCTTTGTGGTCGGCATGGTCGGTGCCGTCGAGGGTGAAGTAGCGCAGGGCAGTGAACTGGGCCTCGATGCGGTTGAGCCAGGAGCTGTTCGTCGGGGTGTAGGCGATCTCGACGTTGTTCGCCTCGGCCCAGGTGCCGACTCGCTGACACTTCTTCGTGGTCAGGTGCGGAGAGTAGTTGTCACAGACGATCGCGATGCGGACCTCGGGCGGATAGAGGCTGCGCAGGTAGCGGCAGAACTCCAGGAACTGGGTCCGCTTTTTGACCAGCTTGATGTGGCCGTAGAGCTTGTCCTTGGTCAGATCCAGGGCGGCGAACAGGTGCCGTACTCCGCCGTAGCGGTTGTAGGTCGCCCGCCGCCTGCGGCGTGGTTCGCGGTCGCGGTTCTTGTGCTTCCCGCCGCGTTCGGCCCATTGCCGGCCGGGGTGGGGCATCAGGTTGAGCGGCCCGAACTCATCCATGCAGAAGACGACTTCGGGCTCGCCCTTGTCGGGTATGACCTCGCCGTCGGCGATCGCGTAGAGGTGCTCGACCCGGGCCTTCTTGGCCGCGTAGTCCGGATCGCGGGAGGTTTTCCAGGTCTTCAGACGTTGAAAGGAGACGCCTTCCTCGCGGAGCAGGATGCGCAGTCCCTCGTGGCTGATGTCGTCGACCACCCCCTCGGCGACCAGGAAGTCCGCCAGCTTGGTCAGGCTCCAGGTCGAGAACGGCAGGTCGTGCTCTGTCGGCTTCGACTTCGCGATCTTCTTGATCTCGCGCCGCTCGGGCAGCGTGAACGTCTTCGGACGGCCGCCCTTGTACTTCGGATACAGCGACTCGAAGCCGTCGACGTTGAAGTTGTGGATCACATCCCGGACCCGGTCCGCGCTGGTGAACGACACCTCGGCGATCTTCACCACCGGCATGCCCTGCGCGGACAGCAGGACCATCTGGGCACGCCGCCAGGTCACCACCGACCCGGTGCCCCGGCGGATGATCCGCAGCAGCCGCCTGCCCTCGTCATCATCGATCTCGCGTACCCGCACCCGCTCCACAGATCAGCAGCCTGACCGATCCGTGCAGCCCACACCCGGTCCATCGCCGACACCGGCATGCCGCCGCAACCACGCCGACTCCGCGGGCGTCAGAGGGACCTGTCCCCGAGTGGTGGACACCTCTGAGCCCGGCCCCGCCAGGGGCCGGGTAGGAGGCATCTCTTATGGTGATGAAGGTCTACTCGCCCGAGTTCAAGGCGGACGCTGTCGCGCTGTACCTGTCGGACCCGAGCCACACCTTCGAGGGCATCGGCAAAGATCTGGGGATCAGCCGCGAGACGCTGCGTAACTGGGTGCGGGCCGAACGGGCCCGCCGCGGCGGGGGCAGCACGACGAGCACGGAGAAGAGCACGGTGGATTCCCCGCCGACGGCCGAGGAGCTTCAGGCCGAGAACGAGGCCCTGCGCCGGGAGCTGGCGGCAGCGCGCAAGGAGATGCAGAAACTCGCCACCGAACGGGATATTCTCCGCAAGGCGACGAAGTTTTTCGCACAAGAGATGACCTGGTGACCAGCCGCTTCCAGTTCGTCGAGGACCATCACCGCGCCTGGGGCGTGAAGCGGTTGTGTCAGGTGCTGGAGGTCGCCCGCTCCAGCTTCTACAAGTGGCGGGCCGGCCGCGCGGCCCGCGCCGCGCGTGAACAGGCCGACGTCGCTCTCGCCGAGCGGATCAGGGCCGTGCACGCCGAATGGGACGGCACCTACGGCCGGCCCCGTATCACCGCCGATCTGCGCGAGGACGGCGAGCGCGTGAACCACAAGCGCGTCGGACGGGTCATGCGCAAGTACGGCATCGCCGGGCTGCGGCTGCGCAAGCGCCAGGTCACCACCGTGCCCGAACCATCCGCCGCAGCGATGCCCGACCTGCTGGGGCGCGACTTCACCGCGAGCGCACCCAACACGAAGTACGTCGGCGACATCACGTACCTGCCGGTGGGCGACGGCGAGTTCCTGTATCTGGCGACCGTGATCGACTGCTTCTCGCGGCGGCTGGTGGGCTGGTCGGTCGCCGACCACATGCGCACCTCGCTGGTCACCGACGCGCTCCGGGCCGCCGTCCGGACGCGGGGCAGCCTGGCCGGCGCCGTCTTCCACAGCGATCACGGAGCCCAGTACAGCTCCCGTGAATTCGCGGCCGTATGTGCCGAGTTGGAGGTGAAGCAGTCCATGGGCGCGGTCGGGACCAGCGCGGACAACGCCCTCGCCGAGTCGTTCAACGCGACCCTCAAACGCGAGACGCTCCGTGGCGCCCGCCGCTTCGACGGGGCCCGTGCCTGCCGCCTGGCGGTCTTCCGCTGGACCACCCGCTACAACACCCGGCGACGGCACTCGGCGAACGGACAGCAGGCACCGATCGCCTACGAACAGCAGTCAGCTACCCTGACGCTTGCCGTATAACGACACGAACAGGTGTCCACCCTTCGGGGCCAAGGCCCAGATTCGGGTCATCCAGCTTCACCCGGACCACCTCCTGCATCCGTCCGGCCGGATCGGTCCGGCAACCGCTGCGGATAGCGTGCAGCAACAGCCCCCGCCCCAGGCGGGCGGCGAAACCCGGCACCTCCGCACTGCCCACGGTCACCATGGTCATCGCCACATCGGCAGCCGGATCACCAGCGCCCGCATTGCACCAGTCGATCACTACCGGTCCCCGCCGGGTCAGAATGACGTTGCCTGGATGCAGGTCCAGATGCAGCACCCGGTCACCACCTGCCGTGCCGAACCGCTTGGGCAGCCACTCCGGTGCCGGCAGCGCATGCAGTCGATCGTGCAGGTGGCCCAGCTCCCGGCCGAGAGATCCCACCCGCCACGGGCGCCGGGCCAGGACATCCAGCATCGTCGGCCCGGCCAGCCGCTCAAGAACCATGTCCGTTTCGGTGATCTCGTACACCCGCGGCACCGGATACCCACATGCCGCAAGGTGCGTCATCAAGCGTGACTCCAGACCGGTGGGCCCCCTGTGCCGGTACCGCCGCAGCACCCTGGACTCATCCAGGGCATACACATCAGCATCCCGGCCCCGCGCGATCAACTCCATGCGGTGCAGTCTGCATTGACGGCCCATCCCTCGCCAACAGGGCGAACGTTGCCTGACGCGGCACTAGCTCCTGGCCCACCGTCCTCACCTGCACCGGGCCGTCGGCCGCCCGCACGATCGCCAGAATCCTGCGATAGTCACCGGGCAGCGCCATCTCGTCCGGGCTGTCTCCACGGTGCGGGATCAGCAGCACCGCACGCCCCGCCACCTGCACCTTCACCGGAGCTTGTGCCACGGCGGCCTCTGCCTCGGCCCGACCCCGCTCGGCCAGTCGGTGCAGGACCCGCTCGGCGATCACCAACTCCTCCCGCTCCGCCTGAACTTCCTGAAGCCGCTTGCCCAGCTCCTCGGCGAGGGCGTCCAGCTCGCTCCGGCGAGCCGTAATCCGCTCCAGCTCATACATCCCCGCACCCTCCGCAACCCGGCGGCGTATCCGCACGGCGACGGATCGTAGACGGAACCCCACGGCAGGCGCAGCAGAATCCGACTCAGCAATC from Streptomyces marianii includes:
- a CDS encoding IS630 family transposase, producing the protein MERVRVREIDDDEGRRLLRIIRRGTGSVVTWRRAQMVLLSAQGMPVVKIAEVSFTSADRVRDVIHNFNVDGFESLYPKYKGGRPKTFTLPERREIKKIAKSKPTEHDLPFSTWSLTKLADFLVAEGVVDDISHEGLRILLREEGVSFQRLKTWKTSRDPDYAAKKARVEHLYAIADGEVIPDKGEPEVVFCMDEFGPLNLMPHPGRQWAERGGKHKNRDREPRRRRRATYNRYGGVRHLFAALDLTKDKLYGHIKLVKKRTQFLEFCRYLRSLYPPEVRIAIVCDNYSPHLTTKKCQRVGTWAEANNVEIAYTPTNSSWLNRIEAQFTALRYFTLDGTDHADHKEQGSMIRRYIIWRNRHADDRRLRAVVDRANVA
- a CDS encoding IS3 family transposase (programmed frameshift) → MVMKVYSPEFKADAVALYLSDPSHTFEGIGKDLGISRETLRNWVRAERARRGGGSTTSTEKSTVDSPPTAEELQAENEALRRELAAARKEMQKLATERDILRKATKFFTRDDLVTSRFQFVEDHHRAWGVKRLCQVLEVARSSFYKWRAGRAARAAREQADVALAERIRAVHAEWDGTYGRPRITADLREDGERVNHKRVGRVMRKYGIAGLRLRKRQVTTVPEPSAAAMPDLLGRDFTASAPNTKYVGDITYLPVGDGEFLYLATVIDCFSRRLVGWSVADHMRTSLVTDALRAAVRTRGSLAGAVFHSDHGAQYSSREFAAVCAELEVKQSMGAVGTSADNALAESFNATLKRETLRGARRFDGARACRLAVFRWTTRYNTRRRHSANGQQAPIAYEQQSATLTLAV
- a CDS encoding phosphotransferase, with amino-acid sequence MGRQCRLHRMELIARGRDADVYALDESRVLRRYRHRGPTGLESRLMTHLAACGYPVPRVYEITETDMVLERLAGPTMLDVLARRPWRVGSLGRELGHLHDRLHALPAPEWLPKRFGTAGGDRVLHLDLHPGNVILTRRGPVVIDWCNAGAGDPAADVAMTMVTVGSAEVPGFAARLGRGLLLHAIRSGCRTDPAGRMQEVVRVKLDDPNLGLGPEGWTPVRVVIRQASG
- a CDS encoding IS256 family transposase, which translates into the protein MLSVVNEDGTTQSGSLMDDIVREGARRMLAAALEAEVNQYIAELAGERDEAGRRLVVRNGHHRERTVATAAGPIVVKAPRVNDKRVDGETGERKRFSSKILAPWCRKSPKISEVLPLLYLHGLSSGDFVPAMEQFLGSAAGLSSATVTRLTKQWSDDHAAFQERDLSGADYVYVWADGVHPKVRLGQARSCVLVLMGVRTDGSKELIALAEGLRESTESWADLLRDCRRRGMRDPELVVGDGAMGLWRALTEVFPQARHQRCWVHKTRNVLNALPGSAQPGAKKALQEIYNAEDRDHAEKAVKDFGRSYGAKWPKAVKKITDDVDELLAFYDFPAEHWVHLRTTNPIESTFSTVKLRTKVTRGAGSPAAALAMVFKLAESAQARWRAITAPHLVALVRSGARFERGVLVEREREVAA
- a CDS encoding glutaminyl-peptide cyclotransferase, with protein sequence MVPTLGVEVIERYPHPGQGFTQGLVVEGDLVWESTGLYGQSTLRCYRLGDAVLQWVGALGDELFGEGICRIGCSLWQLTWKEHLALRWCPRTRTLQQTVALDRHGWGACRMGGVLVTTDGTDELVVRNAHALCPVRTLRATAAACGSDPIGRLNDLTYARGRLWTNLFRTPSNAQDLWIGPGRVPRGTRRAYLPE